One part of the Paraburkholderia flagellata genome encodes these proteins:
- the petA gene encoding ubiquinol-cytochrome c reductase iron-sulfur subunit, whose product MRDNENDRVDGSRRTWLIATSVAGGIGGVATVVPFVGSFAPSEKARAAGAPVEADISNLQPGSMMTVAWRGKPVWILYRTDRMMADVKKADPDLADPNSEHPFSMPMPEYCMNEFRSRAEHQNILVAVAVCTHLGCTPTPRFQEGPQANLPDSWPGGFLCPCHGSTYDLSGRVFKNKPAPQNLDIPRYMFASPTQIVIGKDEKGEA is encoded by the coding sequence ATGCGAGACAACGAGAATGACCGCGTCGACGGCAGCCGCCGAACCTGGCTGATTGCGACGTCCGTAGCAGGTGGCATTGGAGGCGTGGCCACTGTCGTACCCTTCGTAGGTTCCTTTGCACCATCCGAAAAAGCCCGCGCCGCCGGCGCGCCGGTCGAAGCCGACATATCGAATCTTCAGCCCGGCTCGATGATGACCGTGGCCTGGCGCGGCAAGCCCGTGTGGATCCTGTACCGCACGGATCGCATGATGGCCGACGTGAAGAAGGCCGATCCTGATCTGGCCGACCCGAACTCCGAGCATCCGTTCTCTATGCCGATGCCGGAGTACTGCATGAACGAGTTCCGCTCACGCGCCGAGCATCAAAACATTCTCGTGGCCGTGGCCGTCTGCACCCACTTAGGCTGCACGCCGACGCCGCGCTTCCAGGAGGGCCCGCAAGCCAACCTGCCCGACAGTTGGCCGGGCGGCTTCCTGTGCCCGTGCCACGGCTCCACCTACGACCTCTCCGGCCGCGTGTTCAAGAACAAGCCGGCGCCGCAAAACCTCGACATTCCCCGCTACATGTTCGCGTCTCCGACGCAGATCGTGATCGGCAAGGACGAAAAAGGAGAAGCGTGA